The Moraxella nasicaprae sequence GACCATTGCTGTGCCGCAAGCAGCACCGATGGCAGCCGCTCCTGCTCCTGTCGCTGCCCCTGCTCCAAAAGCACCAGCGGGCAAGGTAGAGACTTCGCCAATGGTTGGGGTGTTTTATTCAGCACCTAGTCCAAATGACCCTCCATTTGTCAAAGTTGGTCAAAAGGTAGAAGCTGGTGATACACTGGGCATCATTGAGGCAATGAAAATCATGAATCCGCTAGAAGCCACCCAAAGCGGCATCATCGAAGAGATTTTGGTGAGTAATGCTGAGGTGGTTGAATTTGGTCAGCCTGTCATTCGCTATAAAGCCTAACAGGATAGTGCC is a genomic window containing:
- the accB gene encoding acetyl-CoA carboxylase biotin carboxyl carrier protein, translating into MDIKKIRELVDLMEEKDLLSLEYGQDDNYISLTRNTAVQTIAVPQAAPMAAAPAPVAAPAPKAPAGKVETSPMVGVFYSAPSPNDPPFVKVGQKVEAGDTLGIIEAMKIMNPLEATQSGIIEEILVSNAEVVEFGQPVIRYKA